A genomic region of Candidatus Limnocylindrales bacterium contains the following coding sequences:
- a CDS encoding type III pantothenate kinase: MLLVIDIGNTNIVLGVYKGKVLLNSWRISTQRERTVDEHGILIREFFQIAGLNPEQVRGVAISSVVPPLTGVLEETSRRYFHQDPLVIEPSLHAGMPILYDNPKEVGADRIVNAVAAFDMFGGPLIIVDFGTATTFCAVSERGEYLGGVITPGISISAEALFQRTAKLPKVGIRKPEKVIGKNTVSSIESGLFYGYVSLVDGIIGRMKRELGSNPIIIATGGLAHLIGDESQEIQKVLPHLTLEGLRIIFEKNRGQRS; this comes from the coding sequence TTGTTACTTGTTATTGATATTGGTAATACCAACATTGTCCTTGGAGTTTATAAGGGAAAAGTCCTTTTAAATAGCTGGCGTATCTCAACCCAGCGAGAGCGAACGGTCGATGAACACGGTATTCTCATACGGGAATTTTTCCAAATTGCAGGTCTCAATCCCGAACAGGTCAGAGGTGTTGCAATTTCTTCTGTAGTCCCACCTTTGACAGGAGTTTTAGAAGAAACCTCCCGTCGGTATTTCCATCAGGATCCCTTAGTTATCGAGCCGAGCCTTCATGCCGGCATGCCGATTCTCTATGATAATCCCAAAGAAGTCGGTGCAGATCGAATTGTTAATGCCGTGGCGGCCTTTGATATGTTTGGAGGACCTCTCATCATTGTCGATTTTGGGACTGCAACTACTTTTTGTGCTGTATCAGAGCGAGGAGAGTATCTGGGGGGCGTGATAACTCCTGGAATTTCTATCTCCGCAGAAGCTCTGTTTCAACGAACCGCTAAGCTACCGAAAGTGGGTATCCGTAAACCGGAAAAGGTAATAGGAAAAAATACCGTATCCAGTATAGAATCAGGACTTTTTTATGGATATGTTTCTCTGGTTGATGGAATTATTGGGCGGATGAAAAGAGAGCTCGGTTCCAATCCGATCATTATCGCAACGGGTGGGCTGGCCCATCTCATCGGGGATGAATCTCAAGAAATTCAAAAAGTTCTTCCTCATTTGACGCTGGAAGGGCTACGGATTATATTTGAAAAAAACAGAGGTCAACGGTCCTGA
- a CDS encoding biotin--[acetyl-CoA-carboxylase] ligase, with product MKLNPLEIQNYLNTRLIGNSIIWEYEVPSTNEVALELASKGALEGTVVLAESQTRGRGRMGRSWYSPPGEGIYISVILKPPLPPQKAYQITFMAAVAAAETLRHLSGLDVQIKWPNDLMIRNKKVGGILTELKAGPDRIHWVVTGIGINANIVQFPQELQDQVTSLMLESGYPVRRIPLIQRLLRNFEKWYFLILEGNFPKLFETWCSLSCTLGNQVEIKIGEEIIRGLATRVEQDGTLYVREDSGQERPIVTGDVALVAQK from the coding sequence ATGAAGTTAAATCCCCTCGAAATTCAAAATTATCTGAATACCCGATTAATAGGTAATTCTATTATCTGGGAATACGAAGTCCCTTCAACCAACGAGGTTGCCTTAGAACTGGCTTCTAAAGGAGCTTTGGAAGGTACTGTGGTGCTGGCGGAATCACAGACACGGGGGAGAGGACGTATGGGGCGGTCCTGGTATTCTCCACCCGGAGAGGGAATCTATATATCGGTTATTCTAAAACCTCCTCTTCCTCCCCAAAAAGCTTATCAGATCACTTTCATGGCTGCCGTAGCAGCCGCTGAAACATTGCGTCATTTGTCTGGCCTGGATGTACAAATTAAATGGCCGAATGATCTCATGATCAGAAATAAAAAGGTAGGAGGCATTCTGACCGAACTTAAAGCAGGACCGGATCGAATTCATTGGGTCGTCACAGGAATTGGAATCAATGCGAATATCGTTCAGTTCCCCCAGGAATTACAGGATCAGGTCACTTCATTGATGCTGGAATCAGGTTACCCCGTTCGGCGTATTCCTTTAATACAAAGACTTTTAAGAAATTTCGAAAAATGGTATTTTCTGATTTTAGAAGGAAATTTCCCCAAACTCTTTGAGACCTGGTGCTCCTTATCCTGTACGCTGGGAAATCAAGTGGAAATTAAAATTGGTGAGGAAATTATCCGTGGCCTGGCAACCCGGGTCGAACAGGACGGAACCCTTTATGTAAGAGAAGATTCCGGTCAAGAAAGGCCCATCGTAACAGGAGACGTAGCCCTGGTGGCTCAAAAATGA
- a CDS encoding valine--tRNA ligase: MQVGELPKTYEPKGVEEKWYAFWSEKNFFSPDLNASKPPYSIVIPPPNVTGSLHMGHALNNTLQDILIRWKRMSGYNTLWVVGTDHAGIATQNVVERQLAAEGKSRYDLGREKFIERVWRWRKESGGTIVRQLKRLGASCDWSRERFTMDEGLSRAVREVFVRLYEEGLIYRGNYIINWCPRCKTALSDLEVEHKEVEGKLYYIRYPLVGESGGLTIATTRPETMLGDTAVAINPTDERYQAFIGKKVLLPLMNRELPIIADPRVDKEFGTGALKITPAHDPVDFEIGLTHNLPRVVVIDEDGKMTREAGKYQGLDRFAAREDVLKDLNAEGYLIQTEKYTHAVGHCYRCQTVVEPYLSFQWFVRMKELAEPAIEAVREGRIRIIPSVWEKTYYDWMFHIKDWCISRQIWWGHQIPAWFCQNCQEINVARETPPQCRRCGSSSLVRETDVLDTWFSSALWPFSTLGWPDKTRELELFYPTSVLVTAFDILFFWVARMIMMGLKFCHEVPFRDVYIHALVRDAEGQKMSKSKGNVIDPLQMMDKYGTDAFRFTLAAFAAQGRDIRFSEERTEGYRNFVNKIWNASRFVLMNLKDYSSSGKVKTKEYETEETGQPRDMEAISQPRPEYSLADRWILSRLQSVIREVNQALTEYKFNEYAHILYQFIWHEFCDWYIELAKPSLHEPTKSGRRMAAQYVLAKVLETSLRLLHPVMPFVTEEIWQKLPHGSEAESIMIAPFPTVESHYQDPEAEQKMGLLMGVIAKVRNIRSEVNLPPATKIELLLRTQNPDVESLLHQYRSYLSTLTRAENIQIGKELVRPEFSATDIYGGVEIFLPLKGLINITDELNRLHKEIDKIEKEIHRIEVRLSNPEFLSKAPPDVVDKEKARQEEMITTRKKLEGHLQRLKDLVS; encoded by the coding sequence ATGCAGGTTGGTGAATTACCCAAAACGTATGAACCGAAAGGGGTGGAAGAAAAATGGTACGCCTTTTGGTCTGAAAAAAATTTTTTTAGTCCCGATTTAAATGCTTCAAAGCCACCCTACAGTATTGTGATTCCCCCACCCAACGTCACAGGATCCCTCCATATGGGACATGCCCTAAACAATACCCTTCAGGATATTTTGATTCGATGGAAACGAATGTCGGGGTATAATACCCTGTGGGTAGTGGGAACGGATCATGCGGGAATTGCAACCCAAAATGTGGTGGAAAGACAACTGGCGGCAGAAGGAAAAAGCCGATATGATCTGGGCCGGGAGAAATTTATAGAGCGAGTCTGGCGGTGGCGAAAAGAATCTGGAGGAACTATTGTACGTCAATTAAAGCGACTCGGGGCTTCATGCGATTGGAGCCGTGAACGCTTTACCATGGATGAAGGATTATCTCGGGCCGTCCGAGAAGTCTTTGTCCGACTCTACGAGGAAGGTCTTATTTATCGTGGTAATTATATTATCAACTGGTGTCCACGCTGTAAGACTGCCCTTTCGGATCTGGAAGTGGAGCATAAAGAGGTTGAGGGAAAGTTGTATTATATCCGCTATCCCCTGGTTGGAGAGTCGGGTGGATTAACCATTGCCACGACACGTCCGGAAACTATGCTGGGGGATACGGCTGTGGCTATAAATCCCACCGATGAGCGCTATCAGGCTTTTATCGGGAAAAAAGTTCTATTACCTTTGATGAATCGAGAGCTCCCCATTATCGCGGATCCCCGTGTGGATAAGGAGTTTGGAACAGGCGCTTTAAAAATAACCCCGGCTCACGATCCGGTGGATTTTGAAATCGGACTGACCCATAATCTCCCTCGAGTGGTCGTCATCGATGAAGACGGGAAGATGACCCGGGAGGCAGGAAAATACCAGGGATTGGATCGATTTGCCGCCCGTGAGGATGTCCTTAAAGACCTGAATGCAGAAGGTTATTTGATTCAAACCGAGAAATATACCCATGCCGTCGGACACTGTTATCGATGTCAAACGGTGGTGGAACCTTATCTATCTTTCCAGTGGTTCGTTAGAATGAAAGAGCTGGCCGAACCAGCCATTGAAGCAGTTCGGGAGGGGCGTATTCGGATTATTCCTTCTGTCTGGGAAAAAACTTACTACGATTGGATGTTCCATATTAAAGATTGGTGCATTTCACGCCAAATCTGGTGGGGACATCAAATCCCGGCCTGGTTTTGTCAAAATTGCCAGGAAATCAATGTGGCCAGGGAAACCCCTCCACAGTGCCGGCGATGCGGAAGTTCGTCCCTGGTAAGGGAAACTGATGTTCTGGATACCTGGTTTAGTTCCGCGCTCTGGCCTTTCTCTACTCTAGGGTGGCCCGATAAAACCAGAGAATTGGAACTTTTTTATCCTACATCGGTCCTGGTGACGGCCTTCGATATCCTCTTTTTCTGGGTGGCCCGAATGATTATGATGGGACTCAAGTTCTGTCACGAAGTCCCCTTTCGGGATGTTTATATCCATGCCCTGGTTCGGGATGCAGAAGGACAAAAAATGAGCAAGTCAAAGGGTAATGTTATAGATCCTCTCCAGATGATGGATAAATACGGAACCGATGCTTTTCGATTTACCCTGGCTGCTTTTGCCGCCCAAGGTCGAGATATCCGATTTTCTGAGGAGCGTACGGAAGGCTACCGCAACTTTGTTAATAAAATCTGGAACGCCTCCCGATTTGTCTTGATGAATTTAAAGGATTATTCCTCCTCTGGGAAGGTTAAGACCAAGGAATATGAAACCGAAGAGACAGGACAACCCAGAGATATGGAAGCCATTTCCCAACCCCGGCCGGAGTACTCCCTGGCCGATCGCTGGATCCTCAGTCGACTTCAATCGGTTATTCGGGAGGTAAATCAAGCCCTTACAGAGTATAAATTCAATGAGTATGCCCACATTCTTTATCAATTTATCTGGCATGAGTTCTGTGATTGGTACATTGAATTGGCCAAGCCTTCCCTTCATGAACCGACCAAATCTGGTCGGCGAATGGCAGCCCAATACGTTTTAGCTAAAGTTTTAGAGACGAGTTTACGACTTCTTCATCCCGTTATGCCCTTTGTTACCGAAGAAATCTGGCAGAAGCTACCCCATGGGTCTGAGGCCGAAAGTATCATGATCGCCCCATTCCCCACGGTAGAATCCCACTACCAGGATCCAGAAGCCGAGCAGAAAATGGGTCTATTGATGGGTGTCATTGCAAAGGTGAGAAATATCCGAAGTGAAGTTAATTTACCCCCGGCGACCAAAATAGAACTTCTGCTGAGGACGCAGAATCCGGACGTGGAGTCCTTACTCCATCAATACCGATCTTACCTGTCTACCCTTACAAGGGCTGAAAATATCCAGATAGGCAAGGAACTGGTTAGACCCGAATTTTCGGCAACCGATATCTATGGCGGGGTCGAGATCTTCCTACCTCTTAAGGGTTTGATCAATATAACCGATGAATTAAATCGGCTTCATAAAGAGATTGATAAAATCGAGAAAGAGATCCATAGGATTGAGGTAAGACTTTCCAATCCAGAGTTTTTAAGTAAAGCACCTCCTGATGTGGTTGATAAAGAAAAAGCGCGACAGGAAGAGATGATAACCACCCGAAAAAAGCTAGAAGGGCACTTGCAGAGGCTTAAAGATTTGGTTTCGTAA
- a CDS encoding response regulator: MNETVLVADDSIATQRLCEMALTKEGFKVVTVGSGADALDHVRQKKPDIALIDAIMPGLDGYQVCKTLKQTKEFGNLPIVLLAGTFEDFDEKKGKQSGADAILNKPCKPQILVSKVKELLLARKSKSAPEVIASKPQGTKTKAPTDISKQSSKEKGLASRDEEELTIKEVRREIYEPKFEEEFAEEDLEVLEEEFRLEEAEAEQAQPVGKATSEVIQEPAAVEEDLEFDEPGTEQALEEEILEEVLPEEGIAEEEAEEELVEEEAVVSEEFQEEEPQIEEFLEEEPVEEVVPEGKGLQEKSIVEEVTTPEPQKPSMALSAERMDAIADQIAEKVAGKLLPLLSQELANYLIRLPIFEHVIRNLSQKLVEEILPELERKK, encoded by the coding sequence ATGAATGAAACCGTTTTAGTTGCAGACGATAGCATTGCTACCCAACGGCTTTGCGAAATGGCATTGACCAAAGAGGGCTTTAAAGTTGTGACCGTAGGGTCTGGGGCAGACGCACTGGATCATGTACGGCAGAAAAAGCCGGATATTGCTCTTATCGACGCCATTATGCCGGGCCTGGATGGTTACCAAGTTTGTAAAACCCTTAAACAAACAAAGGAATTCGGTAATTTACCCATTGTACTTTTAGCAGGAACCTTCGAAGACTTCGACGAGAAAAAGGGTAAACAATCTGGAGCCGATGCCATTCTTAATAAACCCTGTAAACCTCAAATATTGGTTTCAAAGGTTAAGGAATTACTGCTGGCTCGTAAATCCAAAAGTGCCCCTGAAGTAATCGCTTCGAAGCCCCAGGGCACTAAAACCAAAGCACCTACAGATATTTCTAAGCAATCTTCTAAAGAAAAAGGACTTGCTTCCAGGGACGAAGAAGAGTTAACTATAAAAGAAGTAAGAAGGGAAATTTATGAGCCCAAGTTTGAGGAAGAATTTGCCGAAGAAGATCTAGAAGTACTGGAGGAAGAGTTCAGGCTGGAAGAGGCCGAAGCAGAACAGGCTCAACCGGTTGGTAAGGCAACTTCTGAAGTTATTCAGGAACCCGCTGCTGTGGAAGAGGACCTCGAGTTTGATGAGCCGGGGACTGAGCAGGCTTTAGAAGAAGAAATCCTTGAGGAGGTTCTGCCGGAGGAAGGGATTGCAGAGGAAGAAGCGGAGGAAGAACTTGTAGAAGAGGAAGCGGTTGTTTCAGAAGAGTTCCAGGAAGAGGAGCCCCAGATTGAGGAATTTTTAGAAGAAGAACCTGTAGAAGAGGTTGTTCCAGAGGGGAAAGGACTCCAGGAAAAATCAATTGTTGAGGAAGTGACGACCCCTGAACCGCAAAAACCTTCTATGGCCCTTTCAGCTGAAAGGATGGATGCCATAGCAGATCAAATTGCCGAAAAAGTGGCCGGGAAATTACTTCCTCTCCTTAGCCAGGAATTGGCGAATTATCTTATTAGACTACCTATTTTTGAACATGTGATTCGTAATCTGAGTCAAAAGCTTGTGGAGGAGATTCTTCCTGAATTGGAAAGGAAAAAGTAA
- a CDS encoding chemotaxis protein CheW, translating into MEISRNLLYFDIRQDKFAISMGSVIEVVTAGPYEKSYFPIPILRGKGWYRGKEIFIIDLTDLFGLELPSGEISASNQGNILILEIQGQLMGLRVDRIGGVAVPKKLYPYPKMASTLEDRYFEGIAKIHDDLVIVLNEKNLIDDNELEVLKA; encoded by the coding sequence ATGGAAATTTCTCGGAATCTTCTGTATTTTGATATAAGGCAAGATAAATTTGCCATTAGTATGGGCTCTGTTATCGAAGTTGTGACCGCTGGACCTTATGAGAAAAGTTATTTTCCCATACCTATCCTCCGAGGAAAAGGATGGTATCGAGGTAAAGAAATTTTTATTATAGATTTAACAGACTTGTTTGGACTGGAACTTCCCTCCGGAGAAATCTCTGCGTCTAACCAGGGAAATATACTTATTCTCGAGATTCAGGGGCAGTTGATGGGGTTACGGGTGGATCGGATAGGAGGCGTTGCAGTTCCAAAAAAGCTTTATCCCTATCCAAAGATGGCTTCTACCCTGGAAGATAGATATTTTGAAGGGATTGCAAAAATTCATGATGACTTGGTAATCGTCCTGAACGAGAAAAATTTAATTGACGATAATGAGCTGGAAGTTCTAAAAGCGTAG
- a CDS encoding chemotaxis response regulator protein-glutamate methylesterase produces MKKIRVLVVDDSGVMRKILSDIIQQDEELEVIETAANGIEAIEKVASFRPHVITMDVNMPKMNGILAVEHIMKSYPTPIVMISSVTQYGAEVTLKALELGAVDFIAKPSGDISLDIESLREEIIAKVKTASKIKVVRTVSKSVRSPKGSTRALQLNPMYISKLFTTSPTEGVSVVAIGSSTGGPQALNVILSELPIYFPCPILIVQHMPEKFTKELAKQLDQRTALKVVEAQDGDKIKTGMVYIAPGSHHMKVTSTGIIRLSRGEKVNGYRPSVDVLMSSVSEVYGKKAVAVLLTGMGSDGAQGLYKVKQAQGKTLVQDEQTCTVFGMPKAAIELGGVDYIVPLPLIARRLMDLVRHGNFSESSVF; encoded by the coding sequence ATGAAAAAAATTAGAGTGCTCGTTGTAGATGATTCAGGGGTCATGCGGAAGATACTCTCGGATATCATTCAACAAGATGAAGAACTGGAAGTGATCGAGACGGCAGCCAACGGGATTGAAGCTATTGAAAAAGTAGCCTCTTTTCGTCCCCATGTTATTACGATGGATGTGAACATGCCTAAAATGAATGGGATTTTGGCCGTTGAACATATTATGAAATCTTATCCCACTCCCATTGTTATGATCAGTTCTGTCACTCAATATGGAGCCGAAGTGACTTTAAAGGCACTGGAATTAGGCGCGGTTGATTTTATAGCCAAACCCTCTGGAGATATCTCTCTGGATATTGAAAGTTTACGGGAAGAGATTATTGCCAAGGTAAAAACGGCTTCTAAGATTAAAGTTGTTCGTACGGTGAGTAAATCCGTCCGCTCCCCGAAGGGTTCGACACGCGCCTTACAATTGAACCCCATGTATATCTCAAAATTATTCACAACCTCCCCCACGGAGGGTGTATCTGTCGTGGCCATAGGTTCCTCCACAGGGGGTCCTCAGGCCCTAAATGTAATTTTAAGTGAATTGCCCATTTATTTTCCCTGTCCTATCTTGATTGTTCAGCATATGCCCGAAAAGTTTACCAAAGAACTGGCTAAGCAATTAGACCAGAGGACGGCCTTAAAAGTGGTAGAAGCCCAGGATGGGGATAAAATCAAGACAGGTATGGTGTATATTGCTCCAGGGTCCCATCATATGAAGGTAACCTCTACCGGGATCATCCGATTAAGTCGGGGCGAAAAAGTGAATGGTTATAGGCCTTCGGTAGATGTACTTATGAGCTCTGTATCTGAAGTATATGGGAAGAAGGCTGTTGCCGTCCTTCTAACCGGTATGGGCTCTGACGGGGCCCAGGGACTTTATAAGGTCAAGCAGGCCCAGGGAAAGACCCTGGTTCAAGATGAGCAAACCTGTACAGTTTTTGGAATGCCGAAGGCGGCTATTGAGTTGGGAGGGGTGGATTACATTGTTCCCCTTCCTTTGATTGCCAGACGCTTGATGGACCTTGTAAGGCATGGAAATTTCTCGGAATCTTCTGTATTTTGA
- a CDS encoding hybrid sensor histidine kinase/response regulator, with amino-acid sequence MTQGLNKSEIAEIFLVEAGEHIQVINDGLLALEANSENIGIVDEIFRSAHTIKGSAAMLGFNVVSKLAHKMEDLLGKIRSQEIKPTEPVITLLLQSIDALASQVENISNGTGEDDSLIPMFEDQYREFLESDLGTGTPVEVKPSTFVKKVQTSKPELKVEIPPSELKTQTDSKSAPTSKSLVAPSEKQFAKVNINDLNKLMNLVGALVINQNRLDQHISYLNKVSTELNFSKAKLLKVIRDFKEKYEYSLFRDPNGDAETWRRGDTETRRHGDAETQRHSPPSLSPHLPTSPHPEDLLNGFSELEFDKYDDFNILSRSLIEIGSDISEIIDQLNNFFEAFEVESSQVRSTTEQLQEGLTNIRMVPVSNLFNRFHRPVRDVSKEEGKEVVLITAGEETRLDKTVIEEMADPLMHLVRNAVSHGIEPPDVREKLGKPRVGTISLNAYQQGSQIIIEIRDDGAGMNPQKLRETAVKKGIKSQAEVDRLSDPETYQLIFLPGFSTKEKVTSVSGRGVGMDVVKTNLTKLGGSIDIKSEPGKGTLFVIKLPLTLIIYQALLVRVGGQEFAIPLNSVEETLRVTPNQIHVVTGQEVIRIRDQILTFIRLNKLLQLSEVEPPLPEGSSKSPYLPVIILGSVERKIAVKVDELIGQQLIVIKPLGDYLKRARMFSGATISGEGAVRLILDASYILETVAGQAEEARPWIVGNEPEIKEGKGEIEEHEEVLPDSHEHIPEVLIADDSISIRKVVSHFLNQAGYTVQVAHDGLEAWNKLNSPHRFDLLITDLEMPKMHGYELIAKVRSKPELQDLPIIVLTSRAGEKHYQKAIALGANDYLVKPFDDRKLLESVQKLLQSPVTLSR; translated from the coding sequence ATGACCCAAGGACTTAACAAATCCGAGATAGCCGAGATATTTTTGGTTGAAGCTGGAGAACACATCCAGGTAATCAATGATGGACTTCTGGCCCTGGAGGCAAACAGTGAAAATATAGGCATTGTGGATGAGATCTTCCGATCCGCCCACACCATTAAAGGATCTGCCGCAATGCTGGGATTTAATGTGGTCAGTAAGCTGGCTCACAAGATGGAGGACCTGTTAGGGAAGATTCGAAGCCAGGAGATCAAACCTACGGAGCCGGTCATTACGCTACTTCTACAATCCATTGATGCCCTGGCAAGTCAGGTGGAGAATATCTCAAATGGAACCGGAGAGGATGATTCCTTGATTCCTATGTTTGAAGACCAGTATCGGGAATTTTTGGAATCGGATCTCGGTACCGGTACCCCTGTTGAGGTAAAACCCTCCACCTTTGTTAAAAAAGTACAAACCTCAAAGCCGGAGCTAAAAGTAGAAATTCCCCCCTCCGAGCTAAAAACCCAAACAGATTCGAAATCTGCCCCAACGTCCAAATCCCTGGTCGCACCCAGCGAGAAACAATTTGCTAAGGTCAATATCAATGACCTGAATAAACTGATGAACCTGGTGGGGGCCCTGGTGATTAATCAGAACCGGCTCGATCAGCACATTAGCTACCTCAATAAGGTGAGTACAGAACTCAATTTCAGTAAGGCGAAATTACTTAAAGTAATACGGGATTTCAAAGAAAAATATGAATATAGCCTGTTCAGGGACCCAAATGGAGACGCGGAGACATGGAGACGCGGAGACACGGAGACGCGGAGACATGGAGACGCGGAGACACAGAGACATTCCCCCCCATCTCTCAGCCCCCACCTCCCCACCTCCCCCCATCCAGAAGACCTGTTAAATGGGTTTTCTGAACTAGAGTTTGATAAGTATGATGATTTTAATATCTTATCTCGAAGTTTGATCGAGATAGGTTCCGATATTTCAGAAATTATTGACCAGCTCAATAATTTTTTTGAAGCCTTTGAGGTAGAATCTTCCCAGGTCCGCAGTACCACCGAGCAGCTACAAGAAGGACTTACCAATATTCGAATGGTTCCGGTGAGCAATCTTTTTAATCGATTTCACAGACCGGTCCGGGATGTATCCAAGGAAGAGGGAAAAGAAGTGGTACTTATTACTGCAGGGGAAGAGACCCGATTAGATAAAACCGTGATCGAAGAAATGGCAGATCCTCTCATGCACCTGGTTCGAAATGCAGTTTCCCATGGAATTGAACCCCCGGATGTACGGGAGAAATTGGGTAAGCCTAGAGTAGGAACTATTTCTTTAAATGCTTATCAACAGGGGAGTCAGATTATCATTGAAATTCGTGATGATGGCGCAGGGATGAACCCCCAAAAGCTACGAGAAACGGCTGTAAAAAAAGGTATAAAATCTCAAGCAGAAGTAGATCGATTAAGTGATCCAGAGACCTATCAACTTATATTTCTTCCAGGATTTTCTACCAAGGAGAAAGTAACCAGTGTATCCGGAAGAGGGGTTGGGATGGATGTGGTGAAAACGAATCTTACCAAGCTGGGAGGTTCTATAGATATTAAATCGGAGCCGGGAAAGGGAACCCTCTTTGTGATCAAGCTACCCCTGACCCTGATTATTTATCAGGCCCTTTTAGTCCGGGTGGGTGGCCAAGAATTTGCGATCCCTCTCAATTCCGTGGAAGAAACGCTTCGCGTCACTCCCAACCAAATCCATGTGGTTACAGGCCAGGAGGTCATTCGAATAAGGGATCAAATTTTAACCTTTATCCGGCTAAATAAACTTCTCCAACTTTCAGAAGTAGAACCCCCCCTTCCGGAAGGGTCTTCCAAATCACCTTATCTGCCGGTGATTATCCTGGGTTCTGTGGAAAGAAAAATTGCTGTAAAAGTAGATGAGCTGATCGGTCAACAACTGATCGTCATCAAACCTTTAGGAGATTATCTTAAAAGGGCTCGCATGTTCTCTGGGGCCACGATTTCTGGAGAAGGAGCCGTTCGATTAATCCTAGATGCTTCTTATATCCTGGAAACCGTAGCAGGGCAAGCCGAAGAGGCCAGACCCTGGATCGTGGGTAATGAGCCAGAAATAAAAGAAGGTAAAGGGGAAATCGAAGAACACGAGGAAGTACTGCCCGATTCCCATGAACATATTCCTGAAGTGTTGATTGCCGATGATTCTATCAGCATTCGAAAGGTGGTCAGCCATTTCTTAAATCAAGCAGGATATACCGTTCAGGTAGCCCATGATGGTCTGGAAGCCTGGAACAAATTAAATTCGCCCCATCGGTTCGACTTACTGATTACCGATCTGGAGATGCCCAAAATGCATGGCTATGAGCTTATTGCAAAGGTTCGTAGTAAACCCGAGCTCCAAGACCTTCCCATTATCGTTTTGACCTCCCGAGCCGGAGAAAAACACTATCAGAAAGCTATCGCCCTGGGAGCTAATGATTATCTGGTTAAACCTTTTGATGACAGGAAATTACTGGAGAGCGTTCAAAAGCTTCTCCAATCCCCGGTTACTCTCTCCCGGTAG